From Acinetobacter sp. ASP199, the proteins below share one genomic window:
- the murA gene encoding UDP-N-acetylglucosamine 1-carboxyvinyltransferase translates to MDKFLIQGGNKLEGEVRISGAKNAALPLLAAMILADTPITLTNVPNLKDVNTLVKLIAGLGITMKYEGDTVIADTSTLDNQFAPYELVKTMRASILVLGPLLARYGSAQVSLPGGCAIGSRPVDQHLKALEALGAEIEVEAGYVHAKVDGRLKGGEVVFDMVTVGGTENILMAAVLADGVTTIRNAAREPEITDLAQMLIKMGAKIEGLDTDTLVVTGVESLHGCEYAVVADRIETGSYLAAAAITGGKVKATNTDPNLLESVLEKFEEMGAEVTRGDDWIELDMMGKRPKAVSFRTLPHPEFPTDMQAQLMAVNAIGRGFATISETIFENRFMHVPELARMGANIQIEGNDAVVTGVEKLSAAPVMATDLRASFSLVLAALAAEGETVIDRIYHIDRGYEDVEAKLQGLGAQIKRVS, encoded by the coding sequence ATGGATAAATTTTTAATTCAGGGCGGCAATAAGCTCGAAGGTGAAGTGCGGATTTCCGGTGCGAAAAACGCTGCACTTCCACTACTGGCTGCAATGATTCTTGCAGACACTCCTATTACCTTGACCAATGTGCCTAATCTGAAAGATGTAAACACACTGGTTAAGCTTATTGCCGGTCTCGGGATCACCATGAAATACGAAGGTGATACTGTTATTGCGGATACTTCAACCCTGGATAACCAGTTTGCACCATATGAGTTAGTAAAAACCATGCGTGCATCTATTTTGGTGCTTGGTCCATTGTTAGCGCGCTACGGTAGTGCACAGGTATCTTTACCTGGCGGTTGTGCAATTGGTTCTCGTCCAGTCGATCAGCATTTAAAAGCGTTGGAAGCGCTTGGTGCTGAAATCGAGGTTGAAGCTGGTTATGTACATGCCAAAGTTGATGGTCGTCTGAAAGGTGGCGAAGTTGTCTTTGACATGGTGACTGTTGGTGGTACTGAAAATATTCTGATGGCGGCTGTGCTGGCAGATGGCGTGACGACAATCCGTAATGCAGCACGTGAGCCTGAAATTACCGATCTTGCGCAAATGCTCATTAAAATGGGTGCCAAGATCGAAGGTTTAGATACAGATACTTTAGTTGTCACTGGTGTAGAAAGTCTGCATGGTTGTGAATATGCTGTCGTGGCTGACCGGATCGAAACCGGTTCGTACCTCGCTGCTGCTGCGATCACAGGCGGTAAAGTGAAAGCGACTAATACTGATCCAAACCTGCTTGAATCAGTATTGGAGAAATTTGAAGAAATGGGTGCAGAAGTCACACGTGGTGATGACTGGATCGAACTGGATATGATGGGTAAACGTCCGAAAGCTGTCAGCTTCCGTACTCTGCCGCATCCAGAATTTCCAACAGATATGCAGGCTCAGCTGATGGCAGTCAATGCAATTGGCCGTGGCTTTGCGACAATTTCAGAAACGATTTTCGAAAACCGTTTCATGCATGTTCCTGAATTGGCACGTATGGGTGCAAATATTCAGATTGAAGGTAATGATGCTGTAGTCACTGGTGTAGAAAAACTTTCTGCAGCACCAGTCATGGCGACAGATTTACGTGCTTCATTCTCTTTGGTGCTGGCAGCGCTTGCAGCTGAAGGGGAAACAGTGATTGACCGTATCTATCATATTGACCGCGGTTATGAAGATGTCGAAGCGAAGTTACAAGGTTTAGGTGCCCAAATTAAGCGAGTAAGTTAA
- the ibaG gene encoding BolA family iron metabolism protein IbaG has translation MNNEQLAEILKAAFPEADIAVSGQGGKYDLRIVDDQFDGKRPVARQQAVYAPLNSYIASGEVHAVTIRAMTKEEWRKASLFGA, from the coding sequence ATGAATAATGAACAGCTCGCTGAAATCCTAAAAGCCGCGTTCCCAGAGGCTGACATTGCTGTGAGTGGTCAGGGTGGCAAGTATGATCTCCGTATTGTGGATGATCAATTCGATGGTAAGCGTCCAGTTGCTCGACAACAAGCTGTTTATGCTCCTCTCAATTCTTATATCGCCAGTGGTGAAGTCCATGCCGTAACAATTCGCGCAATGACCAAAGAAGAATGGCGCAAAGCAAGCTTATTTGGAGCTTAA
- the raiA gene encoding ribosome-associated translation inhibitor RaiA yields the protein MQITIRGHHLSITPAIEDTIKTKFQQMTKHLDQVNSMQVKLSKDHQVDKRSKKGSSNHIAEAIIRLPGIEFFAHANADDMYTSIKILTEKLKKQIDRYRKMNMNYQPLAL from the coding sequence ATGCAAATAACAATTCGTGGACATCATTTATCTATTACGCCAGCAATTGAAGATACTATAAAAACAAAGTTCCAGCAGATGACTAAACATCTGGATCAAGTGAACAGTATGCAGGTTAAGCTTTCAAAAGATCATCAGGTTGATAAGCGCTCTAAAAAAGGAAGTAGTAATCACATTGCGGAAGCGATTATCAGATTACCGGGAATCGAATTTTTTGCGCATGCCAATGCTGATGATATGTATACCTCGATCAAGATTTTGACGGAAAAATTAAAAAAACAGATCGATCGGTATCGAAAAATGAACATGAATTATCAGCCATTGGCTTTATAA
- a CDS encoding RNA polymerase factor sigma-54 — MKLSVSLKVANSLSLTPQLQQAIRLLQLSSLELEQEIQLQLDSNPLLEKVEEQSNLESLSTSEIENEQKDLTNELNADHLPDDLPVDTDWDDVYTHQPTSLGAAEYEEREDNRQGHLSLQQHLIEQVNLLHFSKIDKLIAHCIIDSLDDKGFLEVEISEITASVQHLLQSMEYEEEIEDDEVLVVLKHIQRLEPIGVGSRNLAECLMVQLDNLPASTPCRDDAIKLLQHYELLISNELPRLIKQTGLNPDQLRCAIDLLKTLKPHPGLEFEDRESDYQVPDVVVLKKNDCWQVMLNPDVMPKLRVNSFYANMIRRADQSDDNQYLRNQMLEAKNFIKSIDERHKTLLKVATCIVEHQKAFLEIGAEGMKPLVLRDIAEEVELHESTVSRVTTNKYMLTPRGLFELKYFFSSHVGTTSGGEASSTAIRAKIKKLVSEENVRKPLSDNAIANILKEEGIDVARRTVAKYRESLHIPSSSERKVLI, encoded by the coding sequence ATGAAATTATCAGTGAGCTTAAAAGTTGCGAACTCGCTGTCATTAACTCCACAATTACAGCAAGCAATTCGATTATTGCAACTGTCTAGTCTGGAACTTGAACAGGAAATTCAATTACAGCTAGATAGTAATCCTTTGCTAGAAAAAGTTGAAGAACAATCAAATTTAGAAAGTTTGTCTACTTCTGAAATTGAGAATGAACAAAAAGACTTAACTAATGAGTTGAATGCTGATCATCTACCTGATGATTTGCCGGTAGATACCGATTGGGATGATGTGTATACCCATCAACCTACTAGCTTAGGTGCAGCTGAATATGAAGAACGTGAAGATAATCGTCAGGGGCATTTAAGCTTACAGCAGCATCTGATTGAACAGGTGAATCTTCTGCATTTTTCTAAAATAGATAAGCTGATTGCGCATTGCATTATTGATTCATTAGATGACAAAGGCTTCCTTGAAGTCGAGATTTCAGAAATCACCGCCTCAGTTCAACACTTGTTACAAAGCATGGAATATGAGGAGGAGATAGAAGATGACGAAGTACTTGTTGTACTCAAGCATATACAACGATTAGAGCCTATTGGGGTGGGTTCTCGCAACTTGGCTGAATGCCTGATGGTACAGTTAGATAATTTGCCGGCTTCGACACCTTGTCGCGATGATGCGATCAAGCTTCTACAGCACTATGAATTACTTATTTCCAATGAATTACCTCGGCTGATTAAACAAACCGGTTTGAATCCCGATCAATTACGCTGTGCGATAGATTTGCTGAAAACATTGAAACCACATCCTGGTCTGGAGTTTGAAGACCGTGAATCCGACTATCAGGTACCAGATGTTGTTGTGCTAAAGAAAAATGATTGCTGGCAGGTGATGCTGAACCCGGATGTCATGCCTAAGCTACGTGTAAATTCTTTTTATGCCAATATGATCCGTCGTGCTGATCAAAGTGATGACAACCAGTATTTAAGAAACCAGATGCTGGAAGCCAAGAATTTCATTAAAAGCATCGACGAGCGACATAAGACTTTGTTGAAAGTAGCCACTTGTATTGTGGAGCATCAGAAAGCCTTCTTGGAAATTGGTGCTGAAGGGATGAAGCCGCTAGTGCTACGTGATATTGCTGAAGAAGTGGAACTTCATGAATCAACAGTTTCTCGTGTTACTACCAATAAATACATGCTGACTCCACGTGGATTATTTGAATTGAAATATTTCTTTTCTAGTCATGTGGGTACGACTTCGGGGGGGGAGGCATCTTCAACTGCGATTCGTGCCAAGATCAAAAAACTGGTTTCTGAGGAGAATGTACGTAAGCCATTGTCGGATAACGCAATTGCCAATATTTTAAAAGAAGAAGGCATTGATGTGGCAAGACGTACAGTCGCTAAATATCGTGAATCGTTACATATTCCTTCATCTTCTGAACGAAAGGTCTTGATCTAA